The Nymphaea colorata isolate Beijing-Zhang1983 chromosome 5, ASM883128v2, whole genome shotgun sequence DNA segment GAGCATccgcagaagagagagagagcgatgaagatccatcttcttctctctcggcCTTGTTGGTCGTCGCCCTTGGTGGCCTTCTCCCCATCGTCTTTTTCCTCGTatccttcttctccctctgcCGTCTGTAGATTGAGGTTCAGCATTAGAGCTTCATCGAGCCCAGACGCTACCAACGTGGAGCAGCTGTCTGCCAGAGAGAGGAGGCAGCTGAGGAACGAGAGAAGGGAATTGAAGGCCTACGACTGGAAGGACGAGGTGGAGGAGAGACTGGCTAGGAGGCGCAAGAAGAAGCCGCCGTCGGCCCGAATGGAGGAGCTCAACCTGGACAACCTCGCCCGTCTTGGCCCTCAATGGTGGGTGATTCGAGTATCTCGGCTGTCCGGACAGGAGGCCGCGGAGCAGCTTGCTCGCGGAATCGCCCGTAACTTTCCCAACATCGATTTCAAGGCGTGTTTCTCATCATTTAGTATCAACGTTACTGAGTTATTGAACTTCCTGCAAATTGTTTTTGGCTTTATCATATTCTATTAGAATTATGGAGCATTTTGTTCcattataaaaatttgaaacgaGTAGCAACGTTTATCACTGCTAGAGAATCTATACCTCGAGCAGCAGGCCGCCCTCTTTTATGGATCATTTCACATTTACTGTGGTCTCAATAGTTTCAGGTTTCGCTTAGGTTGGTAGTAACATCCTCGAATTTCCCATCAAATAACTTCATTTTGAAACTTCTATCCTAATTGGAGCTATAATCTGTGTACATCTTAGAACAGTGAGCACATTGGTGAATATGCTCCGCTTGCAAAATGAATTTCCTTCAGGTTGTTGTCTCAATTGGTGAATACTGAACGCAGGTAGGGATTCCTGTTGTTTGTGGTAGACACAAGTAAAAGTGATGTTGCCTTCGCATAAAGTTTGTTCtgttttcttcaaaaagcaTACTGAGTGcgctatttctttcttttgtataaGGCATGTAGCAAGCTCTTGAATTTTACGCGTAAAGGCCAACACTCTTCTTACTGCTTTACTGggaatgaatatttttttactatttagtGATTTGACATGCTTGAAACATATAATACTTTTGTTTTGTGAACTCTTCAGCCAATGAATAGCATATCTTGAGCCAGATCGAGCTCCATTATTTCATTCAAGTCTTTAACTATATAGTTCGAGATATTCATTGACAGTTGACACTTTCTAATTGAATTAAAGAATGTGACGTATCACATGGTGCAGGTGTATGTTCCAGCTGTCCACATAAAAAACAAGCTGAAGAATGGAACATATTCGATTAAAGAGAAGTCTTTGTTTCCTGGATGTATCTTCTTACACTGTATTCTCAACAAGGAACTACATGATTTTATCAGAGAGTGGAGTGGTATTGGCGGTTTTCTTGGTTCTAAAGTTGGAAATAGGTAAGGAAACAGTTTATGTCTACCAAATTTTGACAACATGGACTCCCTTTATTTGCTCTGAACGATTAACTATTAGAAAGCACTGATATGTTTGTTgtgttcctttcctttttttttaatttgatcttttaatttttgtggcTCTTTTCTGTCTGCTTGGTTTTATACCTTTGCTTTTTACAACTGAATTTTATGATATCGTATGTCAATGTAAAGCcttctcataaatattttcttatgcagCGAATTATGAGCACTTAACTACAGTTCAAAAATGCCACTTGTTTGCTGGGACCTTCTGGTTCTCtgatgtcttcatttttttctatttacatatatgtggaCTAGATAGTGACAAAGGAAAAGGTCAATTAGCATAATGATATTCATAATTGGATTGGTGAAGTCTAAAGTCATTAGCAGCCTGTCCAGCTGCTTCTTGTTTAGATATCTGTACTGACGTCCTGAAATAATCTGTACTATTCGTCTATCAAAGCCATCATTGGGGGGACTCGGTTTTTGTAGCCTTTACTGGTAAATGTTGTTTGAGTTCACTAGCATCAAAGCCATATTTTCGTGCTTTGAAGCGCATGCCAACGTACTTTCATGAGAAGGTCCAAAGCAACTATAGTACCACAAATGTTCTACTAATTATCATGTAAGGAAATTTCCAACTGACGCCATTTTGGGACTAATTGTCAAACTTCATATTCTATATATGATCAATTGAACTGTTTTTTATTCCCACTTGTGTCTACAGACACATATGTAGGTGTATGGTCTTGtaatttcattttaattccTTTGCAGTAAGCGGCAAATCAACAGGCCCAAACCTGTGGCTGCTGAAGAAATTGAAGCAATTTTTCAGCAAGCAAAGGAAGAGCAGGAGAAAATTGACCGTGCTTTCTTGGAAGAGAACCACTTGGAAGGAATTATGGATGATGGAGAAAGTAACCAAATTCCAGTTGATGGTAAGAGAAGAGGCAGATCAAAAAAGGTTTCCAAGCCATCTGTTCTAAGAAAGCAGGAGGAGCAGGAAACTGCAAATGGAAGTATGCTTGTACAAGAGGAAACTAAGGTGCCTGTTCTTGGTTCAAGCGTGAAAGTTACATCTAGTCCTTTCATGGAATTCACTGGAAGCCTCAAGGAATTTAATGTCAAGACAGGAAAGGTAAGTCATCAAATAGTAGtactgatatttttactaatgCATATTTCAACAACTGCAACCTAAATTGGTTTACCCATCTAGACTCTAGACTATCAAAGCATAAGAGTTGTTGGGTATATGTTAACTTGTTGCAtaggagaagatgaagaagaaaaagtaactTTTACACAATCCATTGATTGGGTTAAAGCACTGACTTCCTTctattcttccttttcttttctttgtttggggTGGATGTTGGTACACCTTAACTGGTTGACATTGAAAAGAATTGACTTGGATTGTAATCCATGTTCTTGCAGGCGACTGTTGCATTCATGTTCTTTGGAAAGGAAACACTGGTAGATGTCAACGTTGATGAAATTGTCATGTAGTCCATGCAATCAAAAGGAAAGCTGTCATGAAGAAAATTGTTTTTCTGGAGAGCTCTATGATTTTGGCATAGAATAAGAGGAGAAGTGTGCTATTAAGGTGAATTGTTATCTCACCTAAAGAAAATTATTACTCAGTCCATGCATCTGCGGCAGAGTGCCTAGACtgagttttattttttgaagtgtGACTGCACTTCCACTTATCCTTTCAAGAGCTTGATAGGCAGTACATATGGGGGTCACGTTGCCAAAGGTCAAATAGCCTAAGATTTTTACTTCCTGGTAGCCCCTTTATCAGGCCATCATTTTTACTTGCAAGAAGAGGTTTGTTACAGTTGCTATTCTTTCTAAATTGCATCTTCTCACAAGAAGTAGGGACAAATGCTGTGGCATTTTATTGCTAATTTTGGCTTTTACAAAGTGCAATGTGGTTGCCAggttgcatatatacatgtacaaagGGCATGAACAGTTGTACAGTATGATGGCTTCGGCTGTTCACTTGAATGCACTATTGTGCTTTTACTCCATGCATTTGAAGGAAATTAAGCTCTCTAGGCCGCTTGTAGTACTTGAGTGAGAGAGATGAGCAGACAACACTAACTGAAGATGCAGCCATGGCAATTCCAGCAACCCATGGTGGTAGCCGAAATCCAGTAAGAGGAAAAAGTGCCCCAGCTGCAATTGGTATGCTCATGACATTGTAAAGTAGGGCCCACATATAGTTCAGCCGGATACGGTTAAAGGTCTTTCTTGAGAGGTCAATGGCAGTCACAACATCTTCCAAGTTGCTCCTCATTAGAACAATATCAGCAGCTTCAATTGCTATGTCGGTGCCAGCTCCAATGGCCATTCCGACATCTGCTACTGCTAATGCTGGTGAATCATTAATCCCATCCCCTATCATCCCTATTCTCAATCCACATTTCTGAATAACAAACATGGTTATTGGGTGAGAAAGATTTGAAATGCTGATTTTTGACAAGGGTACCCGTCCCTGCTAGCAAGGACCTGTAACTTGGGAAACTTGTCAGACCATAAAGTTGATTAGTTACATGGAGTAAAGGTGTTTCTTCagtgttttcacttttcattaaTTGTTTGGGACTGCTGTTTCACTTTGCCAAATGATGAGAGCTTCATTTGATGATTTTGTGGTGTAGGAagtgatatttttttagcatttGATGGTTGAGTTGCTTGATTTTGCTTCTGTTAGTTTTGTTAAAACTAAGTACGTCTAATTGTTCAATGGTCTCTCATGGGTCAATAGTTTAGAAAAACTTACTTGCAATTCCTTAATTTTGTCAGCCTTCTTCTCTGGTGAAGCCTCTGCAACAACATGATCAATTCCTACCTCTCTGGCAATTGTCTTTGCTGTCTCATGGTTGTCCCCTGTTATCATCAGGCTTTTAATGTTCATCTTATCAAGTAAAGCAATAACATCGTGTGCCTCAGGCTTTACAGGATCAGACACGGAGATAACACCAGCAAGTTCTGAATCAATTGAGACAAGTATGGCTGTATGGCCCATCTTCTGTGCTTCAGTCATGTAACTGAGTATAGATGTGGGGAATCGGATGTTTGATCCAGACATCATCATCTCATTTCCCACAATGATTTGTTTGTCATTTACTATTGCTTTCACTCCCTGTCCTGTCACCGATATGAAGTCTGTGACTTCTTGCCAACCTTGTTCCCGCCTCAAGCCTTCAGCATGGTCTGTGATAGCTTTTCCAAGAGGGTGTTCGCTATTTCCCTGCAAAATGGTTGGTTCCTCTAACTTATAGCTTTTCCAGATTCTTTTTTAACATATTGtaattttagtaagaagatgagCCAGTTCATCCAGAGAGAGCCTCCCTTTGCTCACAATTGAGCCATGAATATTAGAAGTAAGCAAGTTTTGTTAGATTTTCATTTTAgcttttctctccttttttaaCTAGACCACTTCGACTTCCACATCTGCATGTTGGAAGACCTTTGATTGATCAAAATGTAAAGGCTCTTCTGCTCATAGGAGTATGTTTAGTTTCGCTTGCAGCAAGGACACACTTGGTGGGCTTCAAATTCGATTTCAATTTATGAGTGTCAGTTGGGTCTCCTACCAATTGATCAGGAACCCAAGCTTACTAGGTCTTTGATATATAGTTCTTCACATCTTTGGTATGTATATCTTTTTATGTGTATAATTGAACTGAGCTTGTTGCAGAATGTTAATCATGTTCGCACCAGTCAAGTTACTTAGTTTGCTCCTGATCATACACTAGCTTGTATACCGTACTAATATCTTTATTCTAGAATGACTCAGATTCATCCTTGGTTAACCTCAAGCCTGTGTTTCTTCAGTTTTAGAACATCCAAAACAGAGGTGGGCAAGGGGATGGGCTAGAGGTTTTAATTGACCAAAAATAATCTGTCTAAAACTGTGTCTTCCTCTTCCAGGTGCCACCAAACTAACCATTCCCTAGTGAAATGTCAAAACTGGCCATCCTACGTAATCAATAGGGAAAAAACCTTGGTTCATATGGAAGAAAGCTAAAACTAGAACTATGATGATTTAGCTGCAATGGAGAATCAAAGATGTTTTACCTCGACTGCACCAACTAATTCATAGAAATCCTCCAGAGCCATGTCCTTGACTAGCTTTGTTCTCACTACTGTTGGCTTCCCGCATGTAAGTGTCCC contains these protein-coding regions:
- the LOC116254908 gene encoding probable copper-transporting ATPase HMA5 isoform X2; amino-acid sequence: MPGGRVCMDGVVVFGESYVDESMITGEPKPVVKGVGDGVIGGTMNGCGVLHVKVVRVGEDTALMKIVRLVEAAQMARAPVQKFADRISKYFVPTVASISFLTTLAWYLAGRLGLYSRKWIPSYMDSFEFALQFGISVVVIACPCALGLATPTAVMVGTGVGASQGVLIKGGLALESTHKVNCIVFDKTGTLTCGKPTVVRTKLVKDMALEDFYELVGAVEGNSEHPLGKAITDHAEGLRREQGWQEVTDFISVTGQGVKAIVNDKQIIVGNEMMMSGSNIRFPTSILSYMTEAQKMGHTAILVSIDSELAGVISVSDPVKPEAHDVIALLDKMNIKSLMITGDNHETAKTIAREVGIDHVVAEASPEKKADKIKELQKCGLRIGMIGDGINDSPALAVADVGMAIGAGTDIAIEAADIVLMRSNLEDVVTAIDLSRKTFNRIRLNYMWALLYNVMSIPIAAGALFPLTGFRLPPWVAGIAMAASSVSVVCSSLSLKYYKRPRELNFLQMHGVKAQ
- the LOC116254909 gene encoding uncharacterized protein LOC116254909, whose amino-acid sequence is MKIHLLLSRPCWSSPLVAFSPSSFSSYPSSPSAVCRLRFSIRASSSPDATNVEQLSARERRQLRNERRELKAYDWKDEVEERLARRRKKKPPSARMEELNLDNLARLGPQWWVIRVSRLSGQEAAEQLARGIARNFPNIDFKVYVPAVHIKNKLKNGTYSIKEKSLFPGCIFLHCILNKELHDFIREWSGIGGFLGSKVGNSKRQINRPKPVAAEEIEAIFQQAKEEQEKIDRAFLEENHLEGIMDDGESNQIPVDGKRRGRSKKVSKPSVLRKQEEQETANGSMLVQEETKVPVLGSSVKVTSSPFMEFTGSLKEFNVKTGKATVAFMFFGKETLVDVNVDEIVM